One genomic window of Spiroplasma endosymbiont of Diplazon laetatorius includes the following:
- a CDS encoding HAD family hydrolase, protein MKLPYIGSDLDGTVVKNSDFKILDETVNDILEYQKQTNNNFFIVTGRAFQNMKYYIKQLNVTLPVISSNGGAITNPVTWEVYYEHLMDKEVVLELLNYSIEHGLDVSLYTATTLCALTSAERVKAYKELYGHYPDDCQPEFILYEDYHQLIEDVKNDVHRAVKLMYSLDCETETQKAQDLKDYLESKNLYHPSTIIQSRILVDAMPKGVNKASGIKKWAEIMNVDINHIHVIGDNNNDMEMVSELPFGIAVGNAVENLKEVAWKVIDHIDDNGVGKYVKELISKG, encoded by the coding sequence ATGAAATTACCTTATATTGGAAGTGATTTAGATGGAACTGTTGTAAAGAACAGTGACTTTAAAATCCTTGATGAAACAGTAAATGATATTCTTGAATATCAAAAACAAACAAACAATAATTTCTTCATAGTTACTGGAAGAGCTTTTCAAAACATGAAGTATTACATTAAACAGTTAAATGTAACTTTACCTGTTATAAGTTCAAATGGGGGAGCTATTACAAACCCTGTAACTTGAGAAGTTTATTATGAACACTTAATGGACAAAGAAGTGGTTTTAGAGCTTTTAAACTACTCAATAGAGCATGGTTTAGATGTTTCTTTATATACAGCAACAACTTTATGTGCACTTACAAGTGCAGAAAGAGTTAAAGCTTATAAAGAGCTTTACGGTCATTATCCAGATGACTGTCAACCAGAATTTATACTTTATGAAGATTATCATCAATTAATTGAAGATGTTAAAAATGACGTTCACAGAGCAGTTAAGTTAATGTATTCACTTGATTGTGAAACTGAAACTCAAAAAGCACAAGACTTAAAAGATTACTTAGAGTCAAAAAACCTATACCATCCTTCAACAATAATTCAATCAAGAATTTTAGTTGATGCAATGCCAAAAGGTGTAAACAAAGCTAGTGGTATTAAAAAATGAGCTGAAATAATGAATGTTGATATAAACCATATTCATGTAATAGGAGATAATAACAATGATATGGAAATGGTAAGTGAATTACCATTTGGTATTGCTGTAGGAAATGCTGTTGAAAATTTAAAAGAAGTTGCTTGAAAAGTAATTGACCACATTGATGACAATGGTGTTGGAAAATACGTTAAAGAACTTATTAGTAAGGGATAA